Genomic segment of Pochonia chlamydosporia 170 chromosome 1, whole genome shotgun sequence:
GTCCCAGTTCCTCCATCTACAACCATTACAGAACTCCGCGAGGAAATCAATGAGCGCCTTCCAGCGACAGACTCCAGactcatcctcaccaccatctccaacagACAACTACCCGAGGTTTCGCAAGCGCCCATCTCGACATATCTATCCAGCAGCCAGGATGAGTTTCTGTCCTTGCGACTCGCCGTTCCTCTGTGCGGTGGTAAAGGTGGTTTCGGCTCCCAGCTTCGTGCCGCCGGTGGGCGCATGTCATctcgcaagaagaagaaccaAGAAGACCACGGCTCAAGCCGCAACCTTGATGGCCGCAGACTACGAACTGTGAATGAAGCAAAGGCTCTCGCAGAATACCTCGCCATCAAGCCCGACATGGACCgcaaagagaaggagaagcgcAAAGAGCGCTGGGAACAAATCGTCCAGATGTCGGAAGAGAAGCAACATCAAATCAGaaatggcggccaaggcagACTTGATGGGAAATGGGTCGAAGATAAGGAAGAGAGCAGCGAAAAGACACGCGACGCAGTCGCCGCCGCAATGAAAGGCGGCGTCTACAGAGATAATCTTATCAGCACATCGCATGGCTCTGCTTCCAGCGAGCAACCTGAAACGCAGTCAAACTCTGAAGAGGACGCAAATTCAAGCTCAAAAGAGTCGTCACCGTCTAatgaggttgatgagccAGCTAAGACGGAGCGACGGACTTTCTTTGGCTtcgacgaagatgatgagtTTATGAGCTCATCTGATGAGGAGGCTGAAAGCAAGAAATAAGAACACAAACAATGGCTATGGATTGGAGTTTTAGGGAAAAATATCTGGGATTGTACTTTTATTCAAAGGGGAAACTTGGGGCGTTTTGCATAATCGGtgggcattggcatttcCATATGGAGGCATATATCACAATTTGACTCAATACAAACACTATTCTCTCACCCAGTgcacttcaaatgttctAAAAAGGCTTTTCTCAATTGACAACCATTATAAGGATTGTTTACCGAGTTTTCCGAGTAATACACTTGCAGCGTGGCTGCTACTCCATCCTCTATGAACACCAATCCAATTCTACACCACCACTGATATCAAATTTATGCGTCCAGCTTAACAGGGAAGTTGCCAGCCTCTATAAATACGATCGTTAGTCAGAGTTCACACCATAATCCGTGCTGGTTCGTACCTCGCTGCTCATCCCATCGCTGATACCATCCGGAAGGGCACAATGATCGGTAGGCCAGCCAGAACTACCGCATTGTTAGTCATCTTGGTGTAGTCCGAGCTTGCAATACTTTTTTAGGCGCGCTTCCGTACCTGACGGCAAGGAGCAAAGTCCTCTCCCTTGGCAATGATGCACTTGTGGTAGTCGACGTAGTTCTGCCAGCAatgcttggtctggttcacGTTAGGAAACCGAGCGTCGGTGCCTGCGGGAAAAAAACACGGCTGCATTAGTATTTGAAGACACGATTCGACGCAATTGAGGTATTCGCAAGGTCGCGCACGAGGGTTTCGTCGGGTTGGAGCTTACCGGCTGCGGAATTGTTAGCCTCGGATGCCAGATCAGACCATATTTTTTAGGGAGGGATTATCCGACGTACCAGTAACGAACTTGAAGGGCTTGGTGACAAGCTCCtgaccatcttcttcagccatGGTGAATTGATTCGATTGATAATCTGGAGAACCGGGCAAATTTGACGCAGTGGTGGCCAATTGAGCTTGAACAATtgggtggtgaggttgatgcgTCGACGTTCGCAGCTTGGAATCAGATGTTCCGGTATTGGTGGCTCAATTTGTGCCTCAGGCTCCCCAGCCAATGGGCTAAGGCAACCACATCCTAAGCAGTGGGCCGACAGTCAATTGCAACATGAGATGCTCGGCAACCTTCAAACACCACTTCGGAAAGGGCGACATTTTTGTCAATTGCTTCACATAACGACTACTCTCGCGCAGACCAATCTCCTCTCTTCAAGATGCGTCCCACCACTGCCCTTAGAATGTTCCGCCCTACGGCTCGCATGATGCGACCGGTTCCCGTAAGCCCTGCAACAATGAGCCATTGTCAGAGATGGAGCTAACCATGACGATTTTACAGAAGGAGGACCAGGCCGGTATGTGCCGAAAGGCTCCGCCATAGACGACTTGAAGCTTTTCAGCAAAGCTTCGTCAAGCTACTCGGCACCATGCTAATTGACTTTTAGGCCACACCATCTCCCAACGGTTGCGCAAGCTCAAGCAGATTCCCCTCGGTACGCATGTCCACGATCAGCCTCCGCCTATCATAGAAATTGTCGAGCTAACAATTCGTTTAGCTGCTGTCGTCGGCTTTGCCATCTTCGCTGCCGGGTACTCGAGCGTCCGAAAATTCATGGTTGACAAGAACCTTCGACTGGCCCGGCAGGGACCTGGTGGCCGTGCTGACCACCACTAAACGTCACTGGATAATTGGCTTGGAGGATTTCGTTTTGTTTGCGGGTAGCAAAACACTGTACATGTCAACATAGGAAAACAACAAGTCGTTAATTGAGACTTGGCTTTAGAGCTCTTTATTTTGTTCACTTTGTGTCCTTGTTGTCCAGAATAGAAGTACCCATTTTCTTGTGACCTTTTCATCCTTTCCGTAACACCATCGCTATGCAAAACCCTATCAAAATACTATGGTAATGAGAAATCGCAGAGACTCAAGCCTGCTTTGGTCCAGCGACATCCAGTCCCTCCAAGCCTTGCATAGGATCAGCCCCAGAACCATTCGGAGCCGGTCCTTGTCCTTCCAATGTCCCATTTGGTTCATCCGCAGCATGCTCTGCCAACCATCCTTCCTGTTCCCGGGGAATTAGCACAGTCATTTATTTGTAAAGTGAGTTGCGATGTCACATACCTGTTCCCAGACTGCTTTCTTGCTGCCCAGACCCTCATCCGCGCTCTTCGGTGCCTTGGCTTGTGATACCTTCATGACCTTGCCGAAGAACTCGGACTGGTCCATATTATCGATAGCctccttggcatcatcagGGTCTTCAAACTCGACATATGCGAAACCACGGTGAGAATCTGTAGATTTCCGCGAGTCTGGCTTGGGTAGTTGCACTTCAACGATTTCTCCAAAGGGAATGAAAGCATCAAGTAAGTGGGTGGTGGTTACGACAGGCGACAACCCGCCCACAAATACAGTGGCTTTCCAACGTGCGGCGTCAGACATGGTCAAGAGAAACGTAGTGAAGCTTGGCCAGCCGGGTTTCTTTCTCAAGTTGTATCGAATTTCTGCGCCCTATGCGAGGAAGCTTGAATCACACTTTGAGCTCTCATTGGCCTACTGAACAGAGGTCGTCTCACCCACTAAAACCCGTCCTTGAACAATCACGTGATCCCCCTCCACTACCCCTGTTACCAGTACGTCTTGCTTCAGGGAAGCATGGACGTGTCCCTTGGCGGGAGCTCAGGAGGGTTCCATATATTATCATCAAGCCTGCAATCTGGCATCATAATTCATGACTTACATGCCATTGCGCCAGCCTTCCAATTCCACACTCTGGTATTTATCCACTGCAACGGTTTTTCCGATGATGCAACTCTAATTCGAAGTTTACAGGCTTGGCATTTAAGCTACAATACTTGAATTCGATTCACATCGCTAGACCGCACCTTGGGTAACTTGGGTCGTGTTTACCCCACGCCATCATGGTGCGCCTTCGAGAAGTGCCACGAACGGCCACTTTTGCCTGGTCTCCGGGCTCAGAAAAGCCTCTCCTGGTCACTGGCACtcgtgctggtgctgtggaTGCTGATTTCTCTGACGAGAGCAAACTGGAGCTTTGGGATCTGTCCCTCGATGACCAGCAGCAAGGCTTGGAGCTCCAACCCCTAGCCAGCATCAAGACTGAGTCCAGGTATAGCGCAGAAGCTTCAACTACCGGATGAAACAAGCAAACTGACTGGAAACTAGGTTCTACGACATCGCTTGGGGCCCTGCCGATTCTGACCACCCTAAGGGTATCATCGCCGGTGCTCTGGAGAATGGCTCTCTGGAGCTCTGGGACGCCGAGAAGCTCGAAGCTGGTGCCTCCGATGCCCTTATCTCGCAGACCAACAAGCACACCGGTGCTATCAAGGCGTTGCAGTTCAATCCGTTAAAACCGCAGATTCTGGCTACCGCCGGAGCCAAGGGCGAGCTGTACATTTTCGACATCAACGACATTGAGAACCCGTTTAGGCTTGGTAACGTCGCCGCTCGATCTGACGATATCGAATGCTTAGCATGGAATCGAAAGGTGTCTCACATCTTAGCCACTGGCGGAGCCGGAGGCTTTGTCACCGTATGGGatctcaagaccaagaaggcGTCGCTTactctcaacaacaatcGAAAGCCTGTAAGCGCCATTGCTTGGGACCCGAACAACTCTACCAAGCTCCTGACAGCTACCCCGGACGACAACACACCCGTCATTCTATTATGGGACCTGCGCAACTCTAATGCCCCTGAGAGAACTCTCCAGGGACATGAGCAAGGCATCCTGTCTTTGTCGTGGTGCAGTCAAGACAGCGATCTTCTCCTGTCGTCTGGAAAAGATAATCGTACGCTGGTTTGGAACCCTCAGACTGGAGAGAAGTTTGGCGAGTTGCCTGAGATGACCAACTGGACTTTCCAGACCCGGTTCAACCCTCACAACCCCAACCTGTCTGCGACGGCGAGCTTCGACGGCAAGATCACCATCCAAACCTTGCAGAACACCAACCCGGACACCTCTCAAACCCCGGCGGAGAAAAAtttggatggagaggaattCTTTCGAGCTGCTCAAACCCAGCCGCAGGGTGCATCTTGGTCCCTCACCAAAGCACCCAAGTGGCTTGAACGTCCTGTTGGTGCTACATTTGCTTTCGGTGGTAAGATTGTGATTTTCAAGGCGAATCCATCGCAGCCTGGACAGAAGCGCTCCTCCAagattgccattgccaagttttctgctgatgccgatgtGTCCGAGGCGAGTGAGAAGTTTCAGACCGCGCTCGGAACTGGCGATGTGACCGCCATTTGTGATGAGCGTGTCCAACAGGCTCAgactgaggaagaaaaggcagACTGGAAAGTCATGGAGACACTGGCTGGAAACAACCCGCGAGGACAGATTATCGAATATCTCGGTTTCAAGGAAGAAGATCTCGTCAATGGCGAATCCAAGGCAGAAGCTGACAGTGACGACAAAAAGACCGGGCCTAAGACtgaagaggatggcgaggagaagaggaaggaagTTTCCGACTTCTTTGGCGGAGATGACGGAGATGATTTCCTTTCCAGTGTTGCCGCGACCAAGGGAACTAAGACAGACAATCCTTTCCAGCTGTTCGCTGATGGAGATACTTCCGTTGAAAAGGATGTCACCAAGGCATTAATGTTGGGTAATTTTGCCAAAGCTACCGACATTTGTCTCAAGGAGGATCGAGTTGCAGACGCCTTTTTGATAGCCAATTGCGGTGGCCAGGAGCTCGTCGACAAAGTTCAATCCGCCTACCTTGCCAAGAAGAGTGGTGTGCCTAGCTACATGCGACTGCTCGGGTCCGTTATTGCCAAGAACCTTTGGGACGTTGTGTATAATGCCGATCTTGACGGATGGAAAGAAACCATGGCGATTCTCTGCACCTTTTCTGACCCAGCTGAATTTCCAGACCTTTGTGAAGCCCTGGGTGACCGTATCCAAGAAAATGGCTCCAGAAAAGATGCCTCATTCTGCTATCTTGTTGGCTCCAGGCTTGAAAAGGTCGTGTCCATCTGGgctgctgagcttgaggaagCAGAGAAAGAGGGTATGAAGGACGCCACTGGAGGCTCAACTTTCTCTGTTCACGTCAAATCGCTCCAAAACTTTATTGAGAAGGTCACCGTCTTCCGTCACGTCACCAAGTTCCAGGATGCCGAACAGAGCCAGACCTCTGATTGGAAATTGGCCGCCCTGTACGACAAGTACACTGAGTATGCTGATATTCtagccagccatggccagcttgAGGTGGCGCAGAAATATCTCGACCTCCTGCCGTCCAGCTACCCTGCCGCTGAAATCGCTAGAAACCGCGTCAAGCTTGCAACCAAGAAGCCCGCCGCCCAGCCTGCAGCCCGcccttccaccagacaggtAACCGCCAGTGCAGCAGGCCGAACTTCACAGCCTACGCTCGGTTATGGTACTCCTCAGCCGGCAACCACCCCATCGACAACGACGAATCTGTATGGCGGCTACGGCCAGCCTCAGGCTCCGTTAGCCCAGGCCCAGCAATATCAACCACAGAACCAGTTTCAGCCTCAGGGGTATCAGCCTTCCATGGGATATCAACCGCCAACTCAGCCCGCTTATGGAGGAGGTATGGTTCCTCCACCCCCTATGGCCGGTGGCCCTCCCCGGAGCTCCTCGTCCACGCCGTCTGCCCCCCCTCCCAGCAGAGCTAAGAACATGGACAACTGGAACGATGTTCCTATGGTGACCAAGGCGGTGCCTAGGAGATCTACTCCAGCTGCTCCTATCACATCTCCCTTCCCCGGATCGGCGAGTCCGACTGGAGGGCCAACGGCACCACCCCCTgggcctcctcctcccggCGGTTACGGACGAACAGGTTCACCAGCACCGCCTCCCCCGAGAGGCCCGGCACCTCCTCGTGTGCAGTCACCTCTGACTGGACATACGCATGGCGTTCCTCCCCccagaccatcatcaaccGCCAACCAATATGCCCCTCCCGCACCACAGCCCGGTGCCGTGCCATCGCCCGTCCCCCAAATAGTCCCCCGAACGGCGTCTCCTTACAACGCGCCTCCAGCGGGAGCACCTCCGTCAAACCGATATGCTCCAGCTCCCGCTGCTCAACAAGCCAACCAACCTCCGTCATCTATGGCCCCTCCTCCCGCCGCTGGCAGCAGaccgccgcctccagcaAACCCTTATGgcgctcctcctcaacaaactcCACCCCCTGGCCAGTATGCTCCCTCACCATATGCTCCtcagcaagctcaagccGCTGGCCCCCCTCCTACCGGGCCGCCTCCGTCAGGACCGCCGCCTTCCAACCACCCACAGGCTacaccaccgcctccaaaGGCTGCCGCTCCTCCTGCAAAAGCGAAGCACCCTGCTGGCGACCGGTCGCATATCCCAGCCAATGCGCAGCGTCTCGTTGACGTTCTGAGCCAAGACATGCAGCGTATTGCGGCCAAGGCTCCTGCGACTTTCGCCCCTCAGGTTAAAGACACCCAAAAGAGGCTGAACTTGCTCTTTGATCATCTTAACAACGAGGAGCTAGTTCAACCGCCTACCATCGACCAGCTTACGCGGCTGGCAGATGCGATCCAAGGCAAAGACTATGCTGCTGCTCAGAAGTTGCAGGTTGAGATTCAGCGAGACAAGACAGAAGAGTGTGGCAATTGGATGGTAAGTGTCGGTAACTATAAGTCGGAAGTGAACTTGTGCTAACAGATGATAGGTCGGTGTCAAGCGTCTCATTAGCATGAGCAAAGCAACCCCTTGATTAATTTGACATAATAAAGCACGAGTTCATTGAAAAGTTTGGTACATGCAGAAACTATGCAAATGGATGACCGGCAGAAAATGGAACTGCGGATGACGTCTTACGGTGAACATGGTGAATACGGTGAAACGTGGGTGGTCAAAAGGATAGATGAAAAATATATTTGCCATTAGGCACTTGTGCTGTTGCACTTCATGGTTACTGTCTGTACTTTCTTTGCATACCCAATTGTTTCATTCATGGCCCTAAGTGACAGTAATGCGCTGTACAAGTCCAACGTTGTACCTGGTCCCATCGATAGGGGCTATATGTAATAAGAACGGAGGGGGCGTGGTAGGACTACGCCTTGTACGGTGTAACCAGGAAATGCGGTCTAAGTAGTAGGGTACACCACACACACAATTCTTCCGACCAACAAATCGTGAGCGCAATGAATCTACCGCGAGGGAGCATTCATGTACCCACGACAGATGTGCCGTCGGGGAGCTAACACGGAAATCTCTGTAGCGGACGAGGTAGGCTGTCCAAGGCTATCATCACAAGCCATGCTACCAGCGGATGACAACAGCACACACTGTCACTAGCACGGCATTCATTGACATTATTTGGATGTGGAACGGCCGATGTCGAAGTTACAATTGTCGTAGCTCATTTTGGGCGTCATCTGGCAAGTCTAGATATGGTTCTTCCATTGGGCATTCAGTCGATCGACCAGACAAACATCAGCCACCGCTCGAGATGAAATCCCCCGCTACTTCCACTGAAACAAGCATAAACATGGACAAGAGAATGTAGGCCGCAACCATGGTTTTCCTCAACCTCACCGACCGACGGTCTTGGAAAAGAGGGGCGGAATATAGTGCCTCTGGCGACCACATGGCTCGAGTTGCCTTGCGACAACGAACCATGCAGCTATACCAGTTGATCTTGGACCTGTCGATAGGATGATTGACACCATAGCAAGTTGATGGCTCCATGGAGTTATCGAGCTGCACAGCAATCGACCTTGGACTTCCGTAGAAGCAAGGGACCGCTGGGCACAGATCCGTGAtatggaagaagaagaggaaaagcGAGGCAGAGAAATTTTGGACCTTGATAAAGGTGTCTGGGAAAATTTTGGTGGGTCCAATCACGTGTGCCCGCGTTGTTGGCTGGGTCTGAGCAGTGAACCTGGACGTCGCACGACCAGATCCACCTTTGCAGTTGCAGCCTTTCCCAGATCAAGTTGTAAATGATTGCCTTGCGCCGCGGGTATAGAGCAATCTTTGCGGCTAGGTTGCGTCAGTAATCGTTCTCCCACAGCTTTTGTTCCCAGGAATACATCATGGATGCCGCAACGATTGAAGAAACGAACCGCATTAGGGTGTCGCTGGGCATGAAGCCTCTGCCTGTCCCCGGTGCCGCCTCACAAGCTGATGCATCCTCAGCGtccaaagatgaagaggcAGCAAGTACCCTCGAGAGTCGACAGGCTGAGTCATATGAAAACTACAAAAAGCATCAAGAGGCAGAGGctgcgaagaagaagcgcgAGGACAGAGCTGCAGCAATTCGAAAGGCTCGAGATGAAGCACAGCGCCTCGCCGTCCTAGAGGGTAAGGGTCttggggaggaggatgacaAGGGCGATATGGATGCCAAGGCATGGCTTACGggtcagaagaagagacaaaagaagATTGATAAAGCGAGAAAACTCGAAGCAGAGTTGGCTGCAGCTGAAGcggcagccgcagccgccgtACAATACACTTCCAAGGATCTTGCCGGTATTAAAGTCGCACACGACACGTCAGAATTCTTGGGTGGCGAAGATCAGGTTCTCACCCTAAAAGACACTACAATCGACGAAAacgaagaagagggcgaTGAGCTAGAAAATTTGGGAATGCGTGAACAAGAAAGGCTGGGCGAGAGACTCGACCTCAAGAAGAACCGAGGATATAACCCgaatgatgacgaagaaggccaaggcggaaTTCTGGCCCAATACGATGATGAGATTTACggaaagaagggcaagaagttCACACTCGATGCCAGCGGGACCATTGCAGAGCTTGCTGATATCCTTGGCGAGCCCGCTCAAAAAGCCGGCAAAGCCACTGTCAGTCTCGACGACATCATTGGTGATGCGCCTGTGTCTTCCGACTACCTTGCTCCGTCAGAAATCAAGGTGAAGAagcccaaaaagaaaaagtcCAAGGGCACGAGACAAAAGCAGCACGATGAAGACGATATATTCCCTCTGGAACCCCCAGgagacagcaacagcatgGATTTGGACGACACAGAGACTAAACACAAGAAACGAAAAGCAGAGTCCGATACATTTGTAGACGACGACGATCTCCAAGCGTCATTAGCACTTCAAAGGAAGAGTGCACttaagaaaagaaagaaggctaGACCCGAGGACATTGCAAAACAACTcaaagaggaagacgacgacgcagaagaagaagcaaatggCCCGAGCGAAGATGGCGGGTTAGTAATTGGAGAAATATCAGAATTTGTGTCCGGCCTGAGCAAgcgagacgacgaggaagagaagaagccaagacgTCGTAGAACGCAAACCCGCAGTCCAGGTCTTCCCGAAGACTACCCCATGGAGAACAGCAACGACGAAGACCAACCTGCCATCGAGGAAGAACCCGTACCGCCccaagcagaagaagaagaagccggcgTCGATGAAGAAAAGACCATCGGCTCCGGCATGGGCGCTGCACTCTCCCTCCTCCGTGAACGTGGTCTCATCGAAGGGTCCCGCGATACAGACTACGACGCCTATCGCTCCCGCGAAGAATTCCTCTCCCGCAAACGCCTCCTCGAAGAAGAACTCGACGACCAGACCCGTCTACAGCGTGAACGAGACCGCGCATCAGGCCGCCTAGACCGCATGTCCGTCCGCGAGCGTGAAGACTGGGCCCGCCAGCAAAACATGTGGCGAGATCAACAGCAATCCCGACGCATGGCGGAGCTCTTCTCTGCAAACTACAAGCCCAATGTTGAGCTGCGGTACACCGACGACCATGGTCGTTCGCTCGACCAAAAGGAAGCATTCAAGCACCTAAGTCACCAGTTCCACGGGAAGGGCAGCGGGAAGGGCAAGACAGAGAAGCGCCTTAAAaagattgaagatgagaaGCGGAGAGAGGCACAGAGTCTCTTTGACGCCGGCAGGGATAGCGGTATGAGCGCCGCTACGGCGCagcagttgaagaagagacgGGAAGCCGGTGTACGACTTGGATGATTCGGGACTTATTGTACAACAGCGGATTGCACGGGGCTGCAAGGATAATAGATGCCAAAGGTGCTGATACCCTTTATCTTTCTATGTTTCATGGTGCTGACACGTGCTAATTAGAATGACTAAGGTATGTATCGTAGTTTTGTGTCTGAGTTGTGAGCGTCTTCACTTTGTAGATTTTGTGACCCCTTTGTTTGACATTGTGAATTTTTATACATGAAGCTGTTGTGTTTGCTCATCTATGTACTGCCCCTAAAGCacttaggtacctaggtaggtatggAAAACAATTCCATTGCACGTACGATTACGTCGATCTTAACCCTGTATATGGACAAGCTATTTCTCTGGCTACCACCTCGTAACTAACGCCAGTCATTTTATCGAGTATGAAGAGGTCAGATCTTCTGACGGTTGCACATGTTTCTCAAGCCAAGACACGAGGAAATGCCACAAGATTCCACTTAAAAATCTCCATATCAGACAGAAATAGAATTCACACATCTAATTTATAGTAAATACGCCAATACCAACAGTTATATAAACTTGTATCCGCCCAAACCAGTATAAACCCCCCAATATCCGTGCCTGTTCAAACAACGACCAACGCTAATATCCAGGACCGCTCGTGTATCAAGTTCCaaccaaaacgccagcatAATCATTCATAAAGAAACTCTCGCGCCAATCCCTTTACCCACGTAATGAACCGTTTCAATCCAATACCCCAGCCTGACTGTGACGTCTGCCACTGCATCCAACTTCAAGCGCCCGCCCAGAGCTTGCTTGATCTTATCAAGCCCCACATGGTCTGCTGACCATTCAACTGGTAGTTTTGGGGTTTGTGACAGCCCCGGAGGAACTTCGAATGCTTTCCCGTGGACAATTTGGCCTACAGGTTCGGTGTGGTTGTAGAACGCTGTGGCGTTAATGTACTCTATATATACTGTATCGTGACGCAAGGGCGAGGCAAGTGTGAATGCCGCGGTGGACGAAAAAATGTGGAATGTGGCATCTCGAATAAAGCCTTCACTCTCCCCATTGTCACCATCTCCTGGTAGGTCTAGCCG
This window contains:
- a CDS encoding ubiquitin family protein (similar to Beauveria bassiana ARSEF 2860 XP_008598811.1), with the protein product MAPGNLNVLITTFGGLGLPSTLVVPVPPSTTITELREEINERLPATDSRLILTTISNRQLPEVSQAPISTYLSSSQDEFLSLRLAVPLCGGKGGFGSQLRAAGGRMSSRKKKNQEDHGSSRNLDGRRLRTVNEAKALAEYLAIKPDMDRKEKEKRKERWEQIVQMSEEKQHQIRNGGQGRLDGKWVEDKEESSEKTRDAVAAAMKGGVYRDNLISTSHGSASSEQPETQSNSEEDANSSSKESSPSNEVDEPAKTERRTFFGFDEDDEFMSSSDEEAESKK
- a CDS encoding cytochrome c oxidase polypeptide VIb (similar to Metarhizium acridum CQMa 102 XP_007812866.1), with translation MAEEDGQELVTKPFKFVTAGKLQPDETLTKHCWQNYVDYHKCIIAKGEDFAPCRQFWLAYRSLCPSGWYQRWDEQREAGNFPVKLDA
- a CDS encoding NADH-ubiquinone reductase complex 1 MLRQ subunit domain-containing protein; protein product: MRPTTALRMFRPTARMMRPVPKEDQAGHTISQRLRKLKQIPLAAVVGFAIFAAGYSSVRKFMVDKNLRLARQGPGGRADHH
- a CDS encoding peptidyl prolyl cis-trans isomerase Cyclophilin (similar to Metarhizium acridum CQMa 102 XP_007812864.1), which encodes MSDAARWKATVFVGGLSPVVTTTHLLDAFIPFGEIVEVQLPKPDSRKSTDSHRGFAYVEFEDPDDAKEAIDNMDQSEFFGKVMKVSQAKAPKSADEGLGSKKAVWEQEGWLAEHAADEPNGTLEGQGPAPNGSGADPMQGLEGLDVAGPKQA
- a CDS encoding protein transport protein (SEC31) (similar to Neosartorya fischeri NRRL 181 XP_001260756.1) — protein: MVRLREVPRTATFAWSPGSEKPLLVTGTRAGAVDADFSDESKLELWDLSLDDQQQGLELQPLASIKTESRFYDIAWGPADSDHPKGIIAGALENGSLELWDAEKLEAGASDALISQTNKHTGAIKALQFNPLKPQILATAGAKGELYIFDINDIENPFRLGNVAARSDDIECLAWNRKVSHILATGGAGGFVTVWDLKTKKASLTLNNNRKPVSAIAWDPNNSTKLLTATPDDNTPVILLWDLRNSNAPERTLQGHEQGILSLSWCSQDSDLLLSSGKDNRTLVWNPQTGEKFGELPEMTNWTFQTRFNPHNPNLSATASFDGKITIQTLQNTNPDTSQTPAEKNLDGEEFFRAAQTQPQGASWSLTKAPKWLERPVGATFAFGGKIVIFKANPSQPGQKRSSKIAIAKFSADADVSEASEKFQTALGTGDVTAICDERVQQAQTEEEKADWKVMETLAGNNPRGQIIEYLGFKEEDLVNGESKAEADSDDKKTGPKTEEDGEEKRKEVSDFFGGDDGDDFLSSVAATKGTKTDNPFQLFADGDTSVEKDVTKALMLGNFAKATDICLKEDRVADAFLIANCGGQELVDKVQSAYLAKKSGVPSYMRLLGSVIAKNLWDVVYNADLDGWKETMAILCTFSDPAEFPDLCEALGDRIQENGSRKDASFCYLVGSRLEKVVSIWAAELEEAEKEGMKDATGGSTFSVHVKSLQNFIEKVTVFRHVTKFQDAEQSQTSDWKLAALYDKYTEYADILASHGQLEVAQKYLDLLPSSYPAAEIARNRVKLATKKPAAQPAARPSTRQVTASAAGRTSQPTLGYGTPQPATTPSTTTNLYGGYGQPQAPLAQAQQYQPQNQFQPQGYQPSMGYQPPTQPAYGGGMVPPPPMAGGPPRSSSSTPSAPPPSRAKNMDNWNDVPMVTKAVPRRSTPAAPITSPFPGSASPTGGPTAPPPGPPPPGGYGRTGSPAPPPPRGPAPPRVQSPLTGHTHGVPPPRPSSTANQYAPPAPQPGAVPSPVPQIVPRTASPYNAPPAGAPPSNRYAPAPAAQQANQPPSSMAPPPAAGSRPPPPANPYGAPPQQTPPPGQYAPSPYAPQQAQAAGPPPTGPPPSGPPPSNHPQATPPPPKAAAPPAKAKHPAGDRSHIPANAQRLVDVLSQDMQRIAAKAPATFAPQVKDTQKRLNLLFDHLNNEELVQPPTIDQLTRLADAIQGKDYAAAQKLQVEIQRDKTEECGNWMVGVKRLISMSKATP
- a CDS encoding DNA binding protein SART-1 (similar to Cordyceps militaris CM01 XP_006674012.1), coding for MDAATIEETNRIRVSLGMKPLPVPGAASQADASSASKDEEAASTLESRQAESYENYKKHQEAEAAKKKREDRAAAIRKARDEAQRLAVLEGKGLGEEDDKGDMDAKAWLTGQKKRQKKIDKARKLEAELAAAEAAAAAAVQYTSKDLAGIKVAHDTSEFLGGEDQVLTLKDTTIDENEEEGDELENLGMREQERLGERLDLKKNRGYNPNDDEEGQGGILAQYDDEIYGKKGKKFTLDASGTIAELADILGEPAQKAGKATVSLDDIIGDAPVSSDYLAPSEIKVKKPKKKKSKGTRQKQHDEDDIFPLEPPGDSNSMDLDDTETKHKKRKAESDTFVDDDDLQASLALQRKSALKKRKKARPEDIAKQLKEEDDDAEEEANGPSEDGGLVIGEISEFVSGLSKRDDEEEKKPRRRRTQTRSPGLPEDYPMENSNDEDQPAIEEEPVPPQAEEEEAGVDEEKTIGSGMGAALSLLRERGLIEGSRDTDYDAYRSREEFLSRKRLLEEELDDQTRLQRERDRASGRLDRMSVREREDWARQQNMWRDQQQSRRMAELFSANYKPNVELRYTDDHGRSLDQKEAFKHLSHQFHGKGSGKGKTEKRLKKIEDEKRREAQSLFDAGRDSGMSAATAQQLKKRREAGVRLG